A genomic region of Lachnoclostridium edouardi contains the following coding sequences:
- a CDS encoding efflux RND transporter permease subunit: MGNKKNAVDRLIDIVVNQRKRIEKFFLVGVIFSAVLSLLVETNYDLTEYLPDWAPVEQGIQVMEEHFGYPGSARLMIDDVTVYQAKDYKKQIEKIDGVDTVSWMDSTVSIYESEAFLAEQDIEDYYKDGHAVMDILFDEGDSSLRTYDAIDSIRQLLGEKGHLSGPALDNKTLEDSLSGEMPKIMAFAVVAILLILTLTTTSWFEPFLFLTTMGIAIVLNMGSNLIFGSISFLSASVSAVLQLAVAMDYSIFLLHTFIKKKEEGLGVEEAMKEALHIAVPSILASGVTTIIGFVALALMKFTIGKDMGFVLAKGIIWSILTVLLLMPALILRFHKLIEKTQHKPFFPSTGKFSQLLFKIRHVVAVIALIILIPCYTAQNMNDFLYGTASMGSGEGTKSYEDNLLTNEIFGESNMAVVIVPNKSIVTEGKLADKLEELPFVKSVTSLAGTLPPGIPEDFLPENLTSQLHEGGYARLVVIVKSDSESDYAYSCMEQIKAITREYYPDESYYVGTTPATQDMEQIITEDYGIVNGISILGVALVILVSFSSVSAVIAVMIPIELAIFINMALPYLYGQQMVFLGYLMVSSMQLGATVDYSILMTNTYVSVRAEEPDKKKAALKAMSQCIMSILTSGTVLAVAGYGVYHLSSVAAIATLGQLIGRGGIFGMTLVLTLLPWLLCVFDKGIMNGQRKKAARKRKEKKGV, translated from the coding sequence ATGGGAAACAAAAAAAATGCAGTTGACAGATTAATAGATATTGTTGTCAACCAGAGAAAGAGGATTGAGAAATTCTTTCTTGTGGGCGTTATTTTTTCAGCCGTGCTCAGTCTTTTGGTAGAAACAAATTATGATTTGACAGAGTATCTTCCAGACTGGGCGCCAGTAGAGCAGGGAATTCAGGTAATGGAAGAACATTTTGGATACCCTGGAAGCGCCAGACTGATGATTGACGACGTTACAGTATATCAGGCGAAGGATTATAAAAAACAGATAGAGAAAATTGACGGAGTAGATACAGTCAGCTGGATGGACAGCACTGTTTCTATTTATGAATCAGAGGCTTTTCTGGCAGAACAGGACATAGAAGATTATTATAAAGACGGCCATGCAGTTATGGACATTTTGTTTGACGAGGGAGATTCCAGTTTAAGAACATATGACGCCATTGACAGTATCAGACAGCTTTTAGGGGAGAAGGGGCACTTGTCAGGCCCTGCTTTAGATAATAAAACGCTGGAAGACAGTCTTTCAGGAGAAATGCCTAAAATTATGGCCTTTGCTGTGGTGGCAATTTTGCTGATTCTTACCCTTACTACTACTTCCTGGTTTGAGCCCTTTTTATTTTTAACAACCATGGGGATTGCGATTGTGCTGAATATGGGCAGCAATCTGATTTTTGGCAGTATATCATTTTTGTCAGCCAGCGTGTCAGCTGTGCTTCAGCTGGCTGTGGCAATGGATTACTCAATTTTTTTGTTACATACGTTTATTAAGAAAAAGGAGGAGGGGCTGGGGGTAGAAGAAGCTATGAAGGAAGCCCTCCACATTGCCGTGCCCTCTATTTTGGCCAGCGGAGTAACTACAATTATTGGATTTGTAGCTTTGGCGCTGATGAAATTTACTATTGGTAAAGATATGGGATTTGTGCTGGCAAAGGGAATTATATGGAGCATACTTACGGTTTTGCTTTTAATGCCAGCCTTAATTCTTCGCTTTCATAAGCTGATAGAAAAAACGCAGCATAAACCATTTTTTCCGTCCACAGGGAAATTTTCTCAGCTGCTGTTTAAAATTCGTCACGTAGTGGCAGTGATTGCTTTAATTATTTTAATTCCCTGCTATACAGCCCAGAATATGAATGACTTTCTGTATGGAACAGCTTCTATGGGTTCAGGGGAGGGGACGAAAAGCTACGAGGATAATCTGCTGACAAATGAAATATTTGGAGAAAGCAATATGGCGGTAGTCATTGTTCCAAATAAAAGTATTGTTACAGAGGGAAAATTGGCTGATAAGTTAGAAGAGCTTCCCTTTGTGAAAAGCGTAACCTCATTAGCCGGCACATTGCCTCCTGGAATACCAGAAGATTTTTTGCCTGAAAATCTTACCTCTCAGCTTCATGAGGGGGGCTATGCCAGACTGGTGGTGATTGTAAAAAGCGACTCAGAAAGCGATTATGCATATAGCTGTATGGAGCAGATTAAGGCAATTACCAGGGAATATTATCCAGATGAAAGCTATTATGTAGGTACTACTCCTGCAACTCAGGATATGGAACAGATTATTACTGAGGATTATGGAATTGTAAATGGGATTTCTATATTGGGAGTAGCCCTTGTAATTCTTGTGAGCTTTTCCTCAGTTTCAGCTGTGATTGCTGTGATGATTCCTATTGAACTGGCGATTTTTATTAATATGGCCCTTCCATATTTATATGGTCAGCAGATGGTATTTTTAGGATATTTAATGGTCAGCAGTATGCAGCTGGGCGCTACGGTGGATTACTCTATTTTAATGACAAATACTTATGTATCAGTGAGGGCTGAGGAGCCGGACAAGAAGAAAGCGGCTTTAAAGGCTATGTCACAGTGTATCATGTCTATTTTAACATCAGGAACTGTGCTGGCTGTAGCCGGATATGGAGTTTATCACCTGTCCTCAGTGGCGGCCATAGCCACATTGGGACAGTTAATTGGAAGAGGAGGCATTTTTGGAATGACCCTGGTGCTTACCCTTCTGCCTTGGCTGCTGTGCGTATTTGACAAGGGAATTATGAATGGACAGAGGAAAAAGGCAGCGAGAAAAAGGAAGGAGAAGAAAGGAGTCTGA
- a CDS encoding DUF1836 domain-containing protein, which produces MKTNDERLQDILDRLERLAYVTPEDIPNIPLYMDQVTTFMDSNLGPCKRTGEDKILTKTMINNYAKNNLLPPPEKKKYTREHILLLIFIYYYKNLLSITDIEQLFRPITEKYFNKSSSPQLADIYKEVFSMEQEQRAYLKEDVCQKFEKAMNTFQDADQENRDYLQLFSFISELAFDVYLKKQMIEKIIDELKKE; this is translated from the coding sequence ATGAAAACAAATGATGAACGACTGCAGGATATCCTGGACCGGCTGGAGCGGTTAGCTTATGTTACGCCGGAAGATATTCCTAATATCCCCTTATATATGGATCAGGTTACGACCTTTATGGACAGCAATCTAGGTCCGTGTAAACGTACGGGAGAAGATAAGATTTTAACAAAAACCATGATTAATAATTATGCTAAGAATAATCTGCTTCCCCCTCCCGAAAAGAAAAAGTATACAAGAGAACACATTTTACTTTTAATATTTATTTACTATTACAAAAATCTGCTTTCTATTACTGATATTGAACAGCTGTTCCGCCCTATTACAGAAAAATATTTCAATAAATCCTCCTCCCCTCAGCTGGCGGATATTTATAAAGAAGTATTTTCCATGGAGCAGGAACAGAGAGCTTATTTAAAGGAAGATGTTTGTCAAAAATTTGAAAAGGCCATGAATACCTTTCAGGATGCCGACCAGGAAAACAGAGATTATCTTCAGCTTTTTTCCTTTATCAGCGAGTTGGCGTTCGACGTATATTTAAAGAAACAGATGATAGAAAAAATCATTGATGAATTAAAAAAGGAATAG
- a CDS encoding Cof-type HAD-IIB family hydrolase — translation MDYQIIVLDLDGTLTNKDKIITPKTKEALMKAQKMGKKVVLASGRPTKGVSGLMEELELSKYGGYILSYNGGMIINSSTGECVFSRLLLEEANKKIIGLAREHRVDILTYQGKEIIVNNKECPYAILESKINGMELKEVPFIENYVDFPVPKFIMMDDGDYLALVEPRVKAALGKNFSVYRSEPFFLEVLPKGIDKAQSLARLLEIIGLTKEQMIACGDGYNDLSMIQYAGLGVAMANGVLPVRNAADYITLSNNEDGIAHVVEKFMCCT, via the coding sequence ATGGATTATCAGATAATTGTACTGGATTTAGACGGCACGCTGACAAATAAGGATAAAATCATTACCCCAAAAACAAAAGAAGCTTTGATGAAGGCTCAGAAAATGGGGAAAAAGGTGGTGCTGGCCTCCGGACGTCCTACCAAGGGAGTTTCCGGTTTAATGGAAGAGCTGGAGCTCAGTAAATACGGCGGTTATATATTGTCCTATAACGGAGGGATGATTATAAACTCTTCTACTGGAGAGTGCGTGTTTTCCAGACTGCTGCTTGAGGAGGCCAATAAGAAAATTATTGGACTGGCCAGAGAGCACAGGGTTGACATTCTCACCTATCAGGGGAAAGAGATTATTGTGAATAATAAAGAATGTCCGTATGCAATTTTAGAATCTAAAATTAATGGAATGGAGCTTAAAGAGGTTCCGTTTATAGAGAATTATGTGGATTTTCCCGTACCTAAATTTATTATGATGGACGATGGAGATTACCTGGCTTTAGTGGAGCCTAGAGTTAAGGCTGCCCTTGGAAAAAATTTCAGCGTATATCGGTCAGAGCCCTTTTTCCTGGAGGTGCTGCCAAAGGGCATTGACAAGGCTCAGTCGCTGGCCCGGCTTTTGGAAATAATCGGGCTTACAAAGGAGCAGATGATTGCCTGCGGGGACGGATATAATGATTTATCTATGATTCAATACGCCGGTTTAGGCGTTGCTATGGCCAATGGGGTGCTGCCTGTGAGAAATGCAGCTGATTACATAACATTATCCAACAATGAAGATGGAATTGCCCATGTAGTAGAAAAGTTTATGTGCTGCACATAA
- a CDS encoding RsiV family protein: MKSLEDMKKEYDNIKIPDNLLAVIEEGTKRAEKEKKSMKMKKTFQKFAIGAAAAAAVCVILPNTNASIAYAMGDIPVIGNIIKIVTFRDYQVNEERFQADVKVPEVVVENQTDGNNEQLDKSVKEINFDIQKTTDELIQEFEKEMNQYEQGYQDLNISSQVICDTDKWFSLKLSLYQGAGSGYQRQKYYTVDKTTGKRVQLKDLFKGDADYKTAISNDIKRQMQQQMDQDENVVYWLNDPDMNDGNFTSIAGDQEFYINENGNLVISFDEYEVAPGYMGAVEFVIDSAAIENILAK; this comes from the coding sequence ATGAAGTCTTTGGAGGACATGAAAAAAGAATATGATAATATTAAAATTCCAGATAATTTGCTGGCAGTAATAGAAGAGGGAACAAAGAGAGCGGAAAAGGAGAAAAAAAGTATGAAGATGAAAAAGACATTTCAGAAATTTGCAATCGGCGCAGCGGCTGCGGCAGCAGTATGCGTGATTTTACCTAATACAAATGCATCTATTGCATATGCAATGGGAGATATTCCGGTTATTGGAAATATTATAAAAATAGTAACATTCCGTGACTATCAGGTAAATGAAGAAAGATTTCAGGCTGATGTAAAAGTACCGGAGGTAGTAGTGGAGAACCAGACAGACGGGAACAACGAGCAGCTGGATAAAAGTGTAAAGGAAATTAATTTTGATATTCAGAAGACTACAGATGAATTAATTCAGGAGTTTGAAAAAGAAATGAATCAGTATGAACAGGGATATCAGGACCTGAACATTTCCAGCCAGGTAATCTGCGATACCGACAAATGGTTTTCATTAAAGCTGTCATTATACCAGGGAGCCGGAAGCGGATACCAGAGGCAGAAATACTATACTGTAGATAAAACTACAGGGAAAAGAGTGCAGCTGAAGGATTTGTTTAAAGGAGATGCAGATTATAAGACGGCGATCAGCAATGATATTAAACGCCAGATGCAGCAGCAGATGGATCAGGATGAAAACGTAGTTTACTGGCTGAATGATCCGGATATGAACGACGGAAACTTTACCAGCATAGCCGGCGATCAGGAATTCTATATAAATGAAAATGGCAATCTAGTGATTTCCTTTGATGAGTATGAAGTAGCCCCAGGATATATGGGAGCTGTAGAATTTGTAATAGATTCCGCAGCCATTGAAAATATTTTGGCTAAGTAA
- a CDS encoding sigma-70 family RNA polymerase sigma factor encodes MVQTDNETAIKEMLVKNYQKYYKIAYSYVYQEADALDIIQESAYKAMLKSELLKSLEYADTWICKIVMNEALQFLRKKKKEYVGLDQTEQEAVWQEENDIDLQRALGLLSEEEKNIVIMKYFEEQRISDIAQVMEMKPSTVKTKLYRALEKLKKHLMIGGEQYEVFGGHEKRI; translated from the coding sequence ATGGTTCAGACAGATAATGAGACAGCGATTAAAGAAATGCTGGTAAAGAATTACCAAAAGTATTACAAAATTGCCTATAGTTATGTTTATCAGGAGGCGGACGCACTAGATATAATACAGGAAAGCGCTTATAAAGCAATGCTGAAAAGTGAGCTTTTGAAAAGTTTGGAATATGCGGATACATGGATATGCAAAATTGTTATGAACGAGGCGTTACAGTTTTTGAGGAAAAAGAAAAAAGAATATGTAGGCCTGGACCAGACGGAGCAGGAGGCTGTGTGGCAGGAAGAAAATGATATAGACTTACAGAGGGCTCTGGGGCTTTTGTCAGAGGAAGAAAAAAACATTGTGATTATGAAGTATTTTGAGGAACAGAGAATATCTGATATTGCTCAGGTTATGGAGATGAAGCCGTCTACTGTAAAAACAAAGCTATACAGGGCCCTGGAAAAGCTGAAAAAACATTTAATGATAGGAGGAGAACAGTATGAAGTCTTTGGAGGACATGAAAAAAGAATATGA
- a CDS encoding ABC transporter substrate-binding protein, with protein sequence MKKNNCTWSRIASGLLTLSLLLVPAGLAGCQKNNASDKNGLTSVTLSEVAHSIFYAPQYAAIELGYFEEEGINLNLVNGAGADKVMTALISGDADIGFMGSEASIYVYQEGSSDFAVNFAQLTQRAGNFLVSRSKQPDFSWQDLKGTKVLGGRAGGMPQMIFEYILKKNNIDPKSDLTIDQNIDFGLTAAAFTSSDADYTIEFEPFATGLELEGNGFVVASLGVDSGYVPYTAYSAQKSFIENNPQVIQGFTNAIQKGLEYVNSHSAKEIAKVIKPQFPETDEETIAAIVERYKSQDTWKNDTIFQEESFDLLQNILEEAGELNDRVPYDQLVTTEFSEKAVK encoded by the coding sequence ATGAAAAAAAATAATTGTACATGGTCCCGTATTGCTTCAGGACTCCTTACTCTCTCCCTTCTTCTGGTGCCTGCCGGATTGGCAGGCTGCCAAAAGAATAACGCCTCTGACAAAAACGGTCTGACCTCTGTCACCCTCAGCGAAGTGGCTCATTCCATTTTCTATGCCCCTCAGTACGCTGCGATTGAGCTGGGATATTTTGAAGAAGAGGGTATTAATCTGAATTTAGTAAACGGGGCGGGAGCGGATAAAGTAATGACTGCTCTGATTTCCGGGGACGCTGATATTGGCTTTATGGGATCTGAAGCCAGCATCTATGTATATCAGGAGGGCTCCTCAGATTTTGCAGTAAACTTTGCCCAGCTGACCCAAAGAGCCGGCAATTTTCTTGTCAGCCGCAGTAAACAGCCGGATTTTTCCTGGCAGGATTTAAAAGGAACTAAGGTTTTAGGCGGAAGAGCCGGCGGGATGCCTCAGATGATTTTTGAGTATATTTTAAAGAAAAACAACATTGATCCTAAATCAGATCTTACTATTGACCAGAACATTGATTTCGGTCTGACAGCGGCAGCCTTTACCAGCAGCGATGCTGATTATACTATTGAATTTGAGCCATTTGCAACAGGTCTGGAGCTGGAGGGCAATGGATTTGTAGTGGCTTCCCTGGGAGTAGACTCCGGTTATGTTCCCTACACTGCCTACTCTGCTCAGAAAAGCTTTATAGAGAATAACCCGCAGGTAATTCAGGGCTTTACAAATGCTATTCAAAAAGGCCTGGAATATGTAAATTCCCATTCCGCCAAGGAAATCGCCAAGGTTATAAAACCTCAGTTTCCGGAAACAGATGAAGAGACCATTGCCGCCATTGTAGAAAGATATAAGTCCCAGGATACGTGGAAAAACGACACTATTTTCCAGGAAGAAAGCTTTGATCTCCTTCAAAATATTCTGGAGGAAGCAGGAGAATTAAATGACCGGGTTCCCTACGATCAGCTGGTTACTACAGAATTTTCCGAGAAGGCTGTGAAATAA
- a CDS encoding TetR/AcrR family transcriptional regulator, whose protein sequence is MNQTIEKKKQDRRCRKTMDSIKNALLLMLAEQPLSNISISQLAENADINRKTFYNHYSSLQEVLADIEDELSESVFDMLKEEDFLEEMTTPRHFFTSISKRLKDQEHIYRILIRSGIDAEIFTKINERTKEYFYEMFSKRLPLDYNTFQFYLNVIMAQIASSYKEWFCSDSPSITLDQLSDFICNQVFTACQYITSLDIGKTQ, encoded by the coding sequence ATGAACCAGACTATTGAGAAAAAAAAGCAGGACCGGCGCTGCCGGAAAACAATGGATTCCATAAAAAATGCCCTTCTGTTGATGCTGGCAGAACAGCCGCTTTCCAACATCTCCATCAGCCAGTTAGCTGAAAATGCTGACATTAACAGAAAAACCTTTTATAATCACTACTCCAGTCTTCAGGAAGTATTGGCGGATATTGAAGACGAGTTATCTGAATCAGTTTTTGACATGTTAAAAGAAGAAGATTTTTTGGAAGAAATGACAACTCCCAGACACTTTTTCACCAGCATTTCCAAACGGCTGAAGGACCAGGAACATATATACAGAATCCTGATCCGCTCCGGGATTGACGCGGAAATTTTTACTAAAATAAATGAAAGAACAAAAGAATATTTTTATGAAATGTTTTCTAAACGTTTGCCACTTGACTATAATACCTTCCAGTTTTATCTAAATGTAATTATGGCTCAGATTGCCTCCTCCTATAAAGAATGGTTCTGCTCTGATTCGCCGTCTATTACCTTAGATCAGCTTTCAGATTTTATATGCAATCAGGTATTTACCGCCTGTCAGTACATAACCTCCCTGGATATTGGAAAAACTCAGTGA
- a CDS encoding GTP pyrophosphokinase: MKQNLTEEEYRKLILPYEECLDNVERRIEILNNDYKLTWNREPVHHIQKRIKSRQSIEEKIVKKGGEATIEDIQNLLRDIAGIRVICYDKDEIGNLANQLKKQKDLVIIKERDYISEPKSNGYRSYHLVVGVPFYRVEEMEYFPVEIQMRTMAMDMWASLEHRNCYKKKDEEKKAWEKKFLKYAKMLNQIEEEIAFSSD, encoded by the coding sequence GTGAAACAGAATCTAACAGAAGAGGAATACAGAAAGCTGATTCTCCCTTATGAGGAATGTTTGGACAATGTGGAAAGAAGAATAGAGATTCTTAACAATGATTATAAGCTGACGTGGAACAGGGAGCCAGTACACCATATTCAGAAAAGGATTAAGTCCAGACAAAGTATAGAGGAAAAGATAGTAAAAAAGGGGGGAGAGGCGACTATAGAGGATATCCAGAATTTATTAAGGGATATTGCAGGAATCAGAGTAATCTGTTATGACAAGGATGAAATAGGAAATTTGGCAAATCAGCTGAAAAAACAGAAGGATTTAGTGATTATTAAGGAAAGAGATTATATCAGCGAACCTAAGTCTAATGGCTACAGAAGCTATCATTTGGTGGTAGGAGTGCCCTTTTACCGGGTGGAGGAAATGGAGTATTTTCCGGTGGAGATTCAGATGAGAACTATGGCTATGGATATGTGGGCCAGCCTGGAGCACAGGAATTGTTATAAGAAAAAAGACGAGGAAAAAAAGGCCTGGGAGAAAAAGTTTCTGAAATATGCTAAAATGCTGAATCAAATAGAAGAGGAGATTGCATTTTCATCTGATTAA
- a CDS encoding YerC/YecD family TrpR-related protein — MNKKIKTEAVDHLFQAILALKDLNECYTFFEDVCTVNELQSLSQRYEVAKMLREEKTYLEIAAKTGASTATISRVNRSLNYGNDGYDMIFQRLKEMEEDE; from the coding sequence ATGAATAAAAAGATTAAGACAGAAGCTGTGGACCACTTGTTCCAGGCAATTTTAGCTTTAAAGGATTTAAATGAATGCTATACATTTTTTGAAGATGTTTGTACTGTAAATGAGCTACAGTCTCTTTCACAAAGGTACGAAGTGGCAAAGATGCTTAGGGAAGAGAAAACATATCTGGAGATAGCGGCTAAAACAGGGGCTTCCACAGCAACTATCAGCAGAGTAAATCGTTCTCTGAATTACGGAAACGACGGGTATGACATGATTTTTCAAAGATTAAAAGAAATGGAAGAAGATGAGTGA
- a CDS encoding sigma 54-interacting transcriptional regulator: MIHILFVVPYPQLEPVVQEVYRNHPMRDTIDIQFCAMTVDMVKNYQVEDMYDVIVGRNFTLTELKRQYPGRPVIGIPVAKYDVVRAVCEAKLRYRPEKIGIIGNFYSKEDDDYIGKIAGCQLEYYAAETREDLRDCVRQARREGCDCLLGGYSASLYLQKDPIHFVLIQASKETVGKVFDEAIHIAQGIQREQERAEMFRTIAQTVARGIIYVGKNRQVQLANKEAKKYFPNLKGDILSQAIPMMSGDLETCFATGAELLNRLIQIDSLAISANFLPVSVDKNMSGVVIDFENVSKIQQVETQIRQKMSEKGLTARYTFQDIIHESQIMDQVIENARRYAGVSSNVLIVGETGTGKELFAQSIHNQSSRKNSGFVAVNCAALPENLLESELFGYEEGAFTGSRKGGKMGLFELAHRGTLFLDEISEISMSLQSKLLRVLQEREVRRIGGDRVIAIDVRIIAATNKNLKELVREGKFRKDLLYRLDVLKIYVPPLRRRRQDIMILLHYYLEKCSQEFGCEVPVLTDEAKRAAESYEFDGNVRELRNVAERLCVIYPGMRLSARQMADMFCTDDVDDNEWEKSGDPEEEQVIVQREEKERQYIGEILRKNGYSRNDTARELGIDRSTLWRKMKKYGL; the protein is encoded by the coding sequence ATGATTCACATTTTATTTGTAGTTCCGTATCCTCAGTTGGAGCCGGTAGTTCAGGAGGTTTACAGAAACCATCCTATGCGTGATACGATAGATATTCAGTTTTGCGCCATGACAGTTGATATGGTGAAAAATTATCAGGTAGAAGATATGTACGACGTAATTGTAGGCAGAAACTTTACTTTGACAGAATTAAAGCGTCAGTATCCAGGCAGGCCGGTTATTGGAATTCCAGTGGCCAAGTATGATGTAGTAAGAGCAGTATGTGAGGCAAAGCTGCGGTACAGACCTGAGAAAATAGGTATTATTGGAAATTTTTACAGTAAAGAGGACGACGATTATATTGGAAAAATCGCAGGCTGCCAGTTGGAATATTATGCTGCCGAGACCAGGGAGGATTTAAGAGACTGCGTCAGACAGGCCAGGAGAGAAGGCTGCGACTGTTTATTGGGGGGATATTCTGCTTCTTTATATTTGCAGAAAGATCCTATTCATTTTGTTTTAATTCAGGCCAGCAAAGAAACAGTGGGAAAGGTATTTGACGAGGCCATCCATATTGCCCAGGGTATTCAGAGAGAGCAGGAGAGGGCGGAAATGTTTCGGACAATTGCTCAGACTGTTGCCAGAGGAATTATTTATGTGGGAAAAAACAGACAGGTGCAGCTGGCGAATAAGGAGGCGAAAAAATATTTTCCTAATTTAAAGGGAGATATTTTATCACAGGCTATCCCTATGATGAGCGGAGATCTGGAGACCTGCTTTGCCACAGGCGCAGAGCTGTTAAACCGGCTGATTCAGATTGATTCCCTTGCTATTTCTGCTAATTTTCTGCCTGTATCAGTAGATAAAAATATGTCGGGAGTTGTGATTGATTTTGAAAATGTATCAAAAATACAGCAGGTGGAAACTCAGATTCGACAGAAAATGAGCGAAAAAGGGCTTACTGCCAGGTATACGTTTCAGGATATTATTCACGAAAGTCAGATCATGGATCAGGTAATTGAAAATGCCAGGCGTTATGCGGGAGTATCCTCTAATGTGTTGATTGTAGGGGAAACAGGGACAGGAAAAGAGTTATTTGCCCAAAGCATTCATAATCAAAGCAGCAGAAAAAACAGTGGATTTGTGGCTGTAAACTGTGCGGCTCTGCCGGAGAATCTTCTGGAAAGCGAATTATTCGGGTATGAGGAGGGGGCTTTTACAGGGTCCAGAAAAGGCGGAAAAATGGGGCTTTTTGAGCTGGCCCACAGAGGAACCTTGTTTTTAGATGAAATATCAGAAATATCTATGTCTCTTCAAAGTAAGCTTTTAAGAGTGCTTCAGGAGAGGGAAGTGAGAAGAATCGGGGGAGACAGAGTTATTGCCATTGATGTGAGAATTATTGCAGCAACTAATAAAAATTTAAAAGAGCTGGTCAGGGAAGGGAAATTCAGAAAAGACCTTTTGTACCGTCTGGACGTTTTGAAAATCTATGTTCCGCCTTTAAGAAGAAGACGGCAGGATATTATGATTTTGCTTCATTATTATCTGGAAAAATGCAGTCAGGAATTTGGATGTGAGGTGCCTGTGCTTACGGACGAGGCGAAAAGGGCGGCTGAAAGCTATGAATTTGACGGAAATGTAAGAGAGCTGAGAAATGTGGCGGAGCGGCTTTGCGTAATATATCCAGGGATGAGATTGTCTGCCAGACAGATGGCCGATATGTTTTGCACAGATGATGTGGATGATAATGAGTGGGAGAAATCAGGAGATCCTGAGGAGGAACAGGTGATTGTACAGAGGGAGGAAAAGGAGAGGCAGTATATAGGAGAAATTTTAAGGAAAAACGGCTACAGCAGAAATGATACGGCAAGAGAGCTGGGGATAGACAGAAGTACGTTGTGGAGAAAAATGAAAAAATATGGTCTGTAG
- a CDS encoding aminotransferase class I/II-fold pyridoxal phosphate-dependent enzyme, with translation MEAARQPDNPREQVVLTAYLYLGEIHGNFEYLKQRFLRECPSVKVTELEGTYLVWLDFSQICSNQEEVIELIQNKCKIAMDLGGWFGSEGGNTFARMNIATSRENVKEACDRIINALNNFK, from the coding sequence ATGGAAGCGGCACGACAGCCTGACAATCCAAGGGAACAAGTGGTACTGACGGCATACTTGTACTTAGGGGAAATACATGGAAACTTTGAGTATTTGAAGCAACGGTTTCTCAGAGAATGCCCGTCTGTGAAAGTTACAGAGCTGGAGGGAACTTATTTAGTTTGGCTGGATTTTAGCCAGATTTGTTCAAATCAGGAAGAAGTTATTGAACTTATTCAAAATAAATGTAAAATTGCTATGGATTTGGGAGGCTGGTTTGGCAGTGAAGGCGGAAATACATTTGCCCGCATGAACATTGCTACCTCCAGGGAGAACGTAAAAGAGGCATGTGACCGTATAATCAATGCTTTAAATAATTTTAAATAA